Genomic segment of Candidatus Chlorohelix allophototropha:
CTACTACGGTTGCAAAGACGACTGCTGCTGCGACTACCGCAACAACTACAGCAGCAACCACAACTGCGGCTGTCACAGCTACCACTGCGGCTGCTACCACAGTTGCCAACGCCAAACCGGCAGTGTTTCACTGGGCGAAAACCGGCGAGCCTCTGACCCTTGACCCTGCCTATGTTACTCTTACCGATGCGATCGGTAGCCAACTTGCCGATAATCTTTTTGAAGGTTTGCTCGAACTCAATCCTCAAATGAAGGTTATACCGGCTTCGGCTGAAGCCCTCCCAACTGTTTCGGCAGACGGCAAGTTATATACTTTCAAGCTGAGAAAAGACCTGAAGTTCAGCAATGGCGACCCGCTTAACGCCACAGATTTTATCTATAGCTGGAACAGAGTTGCTCGGAGTGGTATAACTGCTGCTGCTGGTAGCGCTTTCAGTTTGGTAGATGGTTTTGACACGGTCTGGAACCAGAAAGATGAAGCCACCAGAACCGCTATGACCGTTTCCGGCTTTAAAGCGGTTGATGACTACACCATCGAAATAACCTTGAAGAAACCGGGCACTTACTTCCTGACCCAGAGTACCTTACCGGGCTTTTATCCGGTCAATCGCAAGGTCATTGAGGCAAACCCTGCCAAAGTTGGTGAGCCTAACAAGTCCTTTATGAGTGCCGAAACTGTTGTAAGCAACGGACCGTTCTTGATTAAGGATTGGAAGCGCGATACTACCATTCGGTTAGAGCCAAATCCGTATTACAGTGGCAACCCGAAACCAAGTGTAAGCGCTGTGACTATCGATGTAATCAAGGATGCCACTACCTCCAAGCTCAAATATGATAACGGCGAACTGGATGAAGTCGGTGTGCCTCTCGCAGATATGCAAACCGCTCCCAAAGACCCCAAGTACAAGGATGCCTATGTGCAGGTTCCGCTGGCGCGTACCACTTGGTTGGCTTTCAATATGTCAGGGGATAACGTTTTCAGCCGCAACCTCAAACTGCGTCAGGCTTTTGCCTACTCGCTGGATTTAACCCTGATTACACAAGGCGCGCTTAGTGGTAGCGCCTTCTCCGCGACCAGTTTGCTACCTAAAGGTTTTCCCGGTTATCACGAAATGAATAATTTCGCCTATAATCTGGATAAAGCCAAGCAACTATTTAAAGATGCCGGTTATGATACCCCTGAGAAGATTAAAACTCTGGAGCAGGAAATTAATAACTGGGGTAACGGCGGACTGGGCGGCGGTTTGGTAAATAGCGGTGACCGCAACGCTAACAAGGTAATGATGGAAAATATCCAACAGCAGTTAAAAACCGCTTTTGGTGTGGAACTGAAAGTAAACCTTGTAGCTACCTTGAAGGAATTTGTTCAGCGTCGCGATCAGAATCATGAGTTCCTGCTTTACCGAGGAAACTGGGAGGCAAACTATCCTGACCCGCAGACCTTCTACGAGTCAACCTTCTTTAGCACTTCCAGCGGTAACTCCAGTGGGTACAAAAATCCGCTTTACGATGAGCTAGTTACAAAGGCTAACAGCGCCAGCGATAGCAGCCAACGCTACGACCTCTATTATCAAGCGGAACAGGTACTTCAGAATGATGTAGCCTATATACCAATGTATAACGCCGTTGAACCCCGCCTAATTAGACCCACAATTCAAAATTGGGGTTATAACGCGCAGGGTCCGATGAAGCTTAAATACATGCAGATAAAACCATCATAACTTAAGGCATCTACCTTCCTATTTTCAAAGTCCTTCTCAATATGAGAAGGACTTTTTTTATTCATAGCCATCATAAGGAATCAGTTGAGGGGTTATACTCGAATAAATTCGGCTATTTGCGGGTTACTGCGTAATTCTTCAAGGTTTTCGGCATTGGGCAGTTGTGGCTTGTCACGCTCAATATTGACTAAGCAGAGAAAACCAAGCGGTTCGTTATTGGTAGCGCGGAACTGGTGCCACGTATATGAGGGGATTTGCAAAACATCAAAACAATTAAGTTCAATTATTTGATTACCTAGCAGTGCTTTGCCGCTACCGCGAATAATCATTACCACATGAATATGCTCATGGCGTTCGAGGGTTGAGTTACCTTCTGAATCAATTTCAAAATAGCGCCATTGTACCGGAAGAAGTGGGTCACCCTCAAATAGAACCTGACGGGTGATACTTTTGAAATGCGCCCCTTCTTCTTTATAGGCAAGCAACGGAACGGACTCCCATTTAAATTCAGCTTGCCAATGTTTTACCTGATTCATAGCTTGATTCATTTCCTCAAACCTAATGGGCAACTGCTCTGCGTTCCTCACCAAAATGTTGCCGGATACCTTCCATAAATACTGAGGCGCTTTTCTCCAAATCTCTGGAATGTTGCATCAACGCCCCGCCAATCAGCATCACGGTATCTTGACCAAACGATTGTGCCATCGCTTCGATACGGTCGAGCCGCATCCCGCCACCCGGACATGGAAAAGATGGTTTGATATGTCCCAATGTGCCACGCAATGCGATTGCGAGGTCTTGGCATTCTTCTTCGGTAACCGCGAATCTGCCTCCAGAATTTATGAAAATTGAGATGTCTGCCCCGATAAGCCGGAAGATTGTGCCGAGCAATACAGCCGGGGTCATTCCATGGGCAGGATCATGAAAATGCGTGCCGGTAAAGCTTGGGTGTGTCATGATTGCCAGTTTGTACTTACGCGCCAAAGCTCGCACAGTATCCACACCTACCAACAAGGGCGCAACCAAAATTCCTTTTATATCGAGGCTTTTTGCCAGCGCAACCTGCTGTTCAATTTCATCAAAACCGCCTGAAATCATGGGGAAGAAAAGGGTATTGCCTCCGGTCTTGGCATTTGCCTCTCTAACCGCTTCTTGGAAACGTGGTACTCGCTCAACGAAGCGATGGTATGCCATATCTGCCATACCGTGATCTTCCTTGATTATATCCAACCCACCGCGTGCATACTCGCCTGCCATTTTGGCAAGTTGGTTTGTGGAAAGTCCAAGCGGTTTAAGGGCGGTACAAGCGAGCGGACGTTTGTATGTTCCAGTCAGGGCGCGTATTCCCTCTATACCATAAGCGGGACCACCAAAAACTTCGAGTAAGGCTGAAGTTAGATCGAGCTTGATAATTTTGATACCTTTTTTAAGCGAAATGTTGCCGTAAATTACATTTAAAAACTGGGGTATAGAAAAGGCGGTATTATCGCTGCGATAGCTGATAACCACATCGTGCTGATTTCGAGTGTGTGGAACTAGCTCAATCGACTCAATCCAGCCGACAATACCACGCTCATGAATTTCATCTGGAATGCAGTCGTGTGGGATTTCTACGCTCTGTTCGACCGTAATATCTCTGGCATGTTCATCGATGCTGCGATTATCATATACAGTTATCCGGTATGTAACCGAGAATCGCTCATCGGATTCTTTTCTTTTTAAAGCCTCATTCATGCATTTCTTCCCGCTTAGATGGCATTTTAAAACATTAAAACAATTTTATAATGGGAAATGTAGCAGATAGTGAGGGCAATTACAACCCTCACTATAAAGCTTCTGTCTTACGGTCTTGGGCTTCGCAAAATGATTGTACTGAGTGGCGGTAAAGTAAGCTTTACCGAATGATAATGTCCGCCCCATGCCACATTTTCACTGTCTAACCCGCCGCCATTTCCCATGTTGCTACCCCAGTAGCTTTCCGAATCACTATTCAAGATTTCTTGATAATAACCGGGTTTTGGTACACCAATGCGATGTCCCTGTCGTGGCACAGGCGTAAGGTTACAAGCAATAATAAGCTCATCATTGTGGTCTTTAGCGCGGCGTAAGAAAGCAATGGTGCTATTATCCACATCGCTTGATTCCAGCCACTGGAAGCCTTCCCAACTTGTATCAACCTCATATAGCGCCGGTTCGTTCCGGTAAAGGTGCAACAAATCCTTCATAAACTTTGATAAACCGCTGTGAGTATCATATTGAAGCAATTCCCATTGCAACGCCTCACGTTCGTTCCATTCCTTCCATTGCCCGAATTCGCCACCCATAAAGAGCAGTTTTTTACCGGGGTGAGTGAACATATACCCGTAAAAAGCGCGCAGGTTAGCAAATTTCTGCCACATATCTCCCGGCATTTTATCCAGCAAAGAGCGTTTAAGGTGCACTACCTCATCATGTGATAGCGGTAGGATAAAATTTTCACTGAAGGCATACATCAATGAGAAGGTCAGGCTGTTGTGATGATAGCGGCGATATATGGGTTCGTTCTTCATATATTCGAGCATATCATGCATCCAGCCCATATTCCACTTCAGGTCAAACCCCAGACCTCCCGCGTAGGTAGGCCAAGAAACCATAGGCCAGTCGGTTGACTCTTCCGCACAGGTCAAGGTATTTGGGAACTCAAGGTGTACTCGTTCATTAAAGCGTTTGATGAAGTCGATAGCTTCAAGGTTTTCTCTCCCGCCATAGCGGTTGGGTATCCATTCTCCCGGATTACGAGCATAATCCAGATATAGCATGGAGGCTACCGCATCGACTCTTAGCCCATCGATATGGTATTTGCCTAGCCAGAATAGAGCGTTGGAAAGCAAGAAGTTGCGTACTTCATTGCGACCGTAGTTAAAGATAAGCGTACCCCATTCGGTATGCTCGCCCTGACGTGGGTCGGAATGTTCGTATAAATGCGTACCGTCAAAGTAACCCAAACCGATAGAATCTTTGGGGAAGTGTGCCGGAACCCAATCTAAGATAACGCCAATATTATGCTGATGACATTTGTCCACCAGATACATGAAATCATATGGATCGCCAAAGCGGCTGGTTACCGCATAATATCCGGTAGTCTGGTATCCCCATGAGCCATCAAAAGGATGTTCGGTAATGGGCATAATTTCGATATGGGTAAAACCCATTTCTGTAATATATTCCACCACTTGGTCTGCCAGTTCACGGTAGGTTAGATAGCTCTCATCGTGGCTACTGCTATTCCAACGCCGCCGCCATGAACCAAGATGTAACTCATATATAGATACAGGCTTGTAAATATTATTATGCTTAGCGCGTCCTTCGTTAACCCATTCCTGATCTTGCCACTCATACTTATCAAGTTCAAATACTATCGAGGCAGTTTTAGGGCGCATTTCGCTGAAAAAACCGTAGGGATCGCATTTCTGGACATAGAAGCCATTGAAGTGGGATTGAATACCATACTTATATTTTTCTCCTGCGCCAATTCCCGGAATGAAAAGTTCCCAAACTCCCTGCGACTCATGCTTGTGCATAAGGTGTTTAGTTTTATCCCAACTGTTGAAATCACCGATTACTGCTACCCAATCAGCATTAGGCGCCCAGAGTAGGAAATTGACTCCTTTTACCCCATCACGTTCAATAATATGAGCGCCGAATTTCTCGTAACTCTTGAAGAAATTCCCCTCACCAATAAGTTGCATATCAAAATCAGTAAGGATCGAACCAGAAAGGAGTTTTGCATCCTGTTCTTTAATTTCCGCCATATAATTATCTCCGGTTTGGGTTAATTTAGAACTTTTCAAGAATAATTCTCTTATTATAATGAGACTTCACCTAGTTGTCACGTTTCTAACAATAATCAAAAAAGGACGTAACAATTCAGCCCAAATCACAGGTATAGGCTCGGCAGTACACGCGGATGTTCGGTTCCGGCGAATTTCAGACAAGAGAACAAATATTCCTCTCGTAGCATCCTTTCAGCTTTAAACTCCTATTTCACTTTGCCGCCATACTAACTGCCTGTTCGTAAACTTACCCTTGAGCTGGTAAAACTTGCTGGCGAAATCTGCCCGCCTCCACCTTGCACCTCTCCCATCTTTATGGGTAGGGTGGGTCGCCAGCGCGGTAACTGATTACTCAATCCCGTTTCTGTCGACCTCCCTCCAAACCACTCATACTACTTTCGCAGTAAGTGGCTTTCCCATTTTCCCTCATCTTTAGCTAAAGCTACCGATGAGTGCGGTAAAGCTAGATTTGTTTAATGCACTATGTGCTACTCCTCTTAGCTTTAACGCTGGAAAATCTAGCAGGCTTCGCCCTGTATGCGGTTTTCCCGCATTCCGTGAGTGGTGCGCAACTACCACTGACTACTACCCTGCTTCCGTAGTCTGGGGTGATATTCAGACCCTGTGGTCATAGCCTTTTTGAACAGGCTTTCACCCTCGGACTATCCCCGTTTAGACTTCAATCCAGATGCGATAGGTTTAGGTAGTCTTTTCGGACCTTGTCTTGCTATGCAAGCTGTGTCGCCAAAGTGAGTATCTCCACCTTGAAAGGCCGAAATGGAGATTTCAGCGAGACTGGGTGTCACCATCGTTCCCAGCCGGTGTGTAGTTAACCCACACGTCCTGGACTTTAAGCAGTCTAGCTTTTACCATGCCTATCTTGTTCTGAGAAACGCTTAGGTTTGATGGAACCCTTGCTTTCCCTTTTCACATCGTGCTGTGTTTCCCCATTGGTCTTTCGACCGCCGGGTAAGATGCTGAACAGTTCCCCTACCCACAGGGAACGGGGTGTTTGATAGCCCCGCTGAGATTAAGTCCCTTTTAACGGGCGCACCCTTCCGTACACATTGGAAAAATTTCGGGCGGTAAGGTTTTTACTGTTTTAATCGTAATTGTAGAATACGGGAAGGAAAGGAAAAGGATTCCGGGATAAAAATGCCGTTTTGGGTTTCTCTTAGAAGACCAATTTTGTAGAATAGTTGTTCTAGCAACACTATTGGCAAGAAGGGTGAGAAGAGAGGAGCTACGAGAAGGAGATGTTAGAAGTTATGGCCAGAAGCGCAATAAAGTACCACCGGAAACGAGGGGACAACTACAACGTAATTGCGGGCAAAGTGCAACATGATGCCCGTACCGTAAAAAGAGTGCTAAATGAACCTAGCGACAAGGTACAAACCCGCCCCAATCGTGAAAGTAGTGTGGCAGTCTTCAAAGAACAGATTGAAGGCTGGCTAGAACAAAAACTACAAGTGAAAAGAATGCTGGAACTAGCGTGGGAAGATCCCAAACAGCCCTACTGTGGCAGACCCACCGCCTTCTATGACTATGTGCGCAAGCTCAAAAAAGCCAGAGAGAACCAGGCTCATCAGGTACAGATACGTTTTGAGGGCTTACCTGGAGAGTTTTTGCAAATAGACTGGGGTGAAATTCGGGGAGTGCTGTTCAGTAAACAAGATAGTGTACCCCAAACCTTCTACTTTTTCTGTGCCCGGCTGAAATACTCGCGTTTTATGTATGTGAGCTTTCAGAAAGATATGGCCGAAGAAACGCTGGTGCGCTGCCTGGTGGAAGCCCTCAACCGGATGGGGGGAGTACCGTGGGTAATTACCACGGATAATATGAAGACGGTGGTACTGAGGCGAGATGAAAAGAACCAACCAGTGTGGCATCCGGTGTGGCAGAAACTGGCACTAGAATTCGAGTTTCACCCGGAAGCCTGTGCCCCGGCCAGCGGAAACCAGAAAGGTGCCGTAGAAAATTTGGTAAAGTATACCAAAAACAATTTTCTAGCTGGTCGTACATTCTACGATGCGGCGGATCTGGTAAGGCAGTTGGAAGAATGGTTAGGGGTAGTGAATTACGAGCGTACATGCGCAGCGACCGGGGAAATTCCGGGTAGCTTACTGGAAATAGAGCGTAAACACTTCAGCCCATTGCCTGCTAGTGCCCGGGATTACGGTTTATTTACCAGCCTGGTGGTAAACCGGGAAGGGGTAGTCATTTTTGAGACCAACAAATATAGCGTACCGGCGGAACTAATGGGACAAACCCTGACAGCCCGGATACATCGGGAATGGCTGAAGTTATGGCGGGGTACGGAACTGGTGGCACAGCACCCCCGTTGTTATTCCCGAAACCGCCGCTTAGTAATACCGGAACATTACACCCAAGCTTTTGAGATCAAACCCAGAGCCAGAACCATGGTGTGGCGGGATTGGTTGTTAAATTTAGGACCGCAAGTGTACCAGTATGTGGCGGTAATCTGTCGACGGCAAAGAGCCACCATGAGTGAACAAATCCACCAACTATACGCGCTGGCCCAGCAGGTAGGGCTGGAAGAATTCCAGGCGGCGGTGGAATTGGCAACGGAACAACAGCTTTACGGGGCGGAATATCTCAAGGGTTTATTACTCAAGCCAGCGGGTTCAGGCAGTAATGCCGCTACCCTCAAGCCCACTCAACCAGCGGTGGAACGGCTACTCAGTGAATACGAACCACTGGTGGCCAACCGTTTTTCGGCCATACCTGAGGAAAATGAAATAGAAAGGGCGGTGGGATGAATAGTCTGGAACATAAACTCACCAGCCTAAAACTGGGCAGGGTAAAACAGGTATACAGCGATTGGATTGAACGGGCACGCGAAACCGGAATGGATTACGGGGAGTTTTTAGAAGAATTGTTAAGCGAAGAGTTGCTATCTCGTCAGGAGAACCAACTCAAAAAGCGTTTGCACTCAGCCAGTTTCCCTTTTGAAGCCAGCCTGGAACAATTCGATTTCAGTCGCCACCCGGAACTGAAGCGCAGCGTGATTTTACGCTATTTCGACAGCAGTTTTGTAGAAAAAGCTGGGAATTTACTCCTAATCGGGGCAAGTGGGCTTGGGAAAACCCATCTTTCGATTGCAGCCGGAATTAAGATGGTGCAGTTGGGTTACACCGTAAAGTTCATTACGGCTCAACAACTGGCGAACCAAGTGATTGCGGCTAGCACTCGCCAGGAAATAGCCAGGATTTTAGAGCCGCTTTTGAAATGTCAGGTGTTGGTATTAGACGAACTGGGCTATTTACCGATGGACGCACGTGTAGGTCCGGCCTTATATGAGCTGATCAGCGGACGTTACCTCAGAGGTGCTACGATCATTACCAGTAACAAAAGCCTTTCTAACTGGGGCGAACTGATCGAGGGTGGTGATACTGCCTTGATGGTGGCGATTATTGACCGTTTATTGCATCACGGAGAAGTTTTTTATTTAAGAGGTAGCAGTTACCGCACTTTAGGAAAGGAGAGTTACGGCTTAGAGCGTCGGCAACTTCCACCAGAAGAAAAGAAACCGGAAGCGGGAACTGGTTCTTAAAGATTTCAAGAGGCTAAGATTATTTCAGCCTAATAAGAGCTGGTTGAGCGCAAAAGCTTGGCTTTTGTG
This window contains:
- a CDS encoding peptide ABC transporter substrate-binding protein, producing MKDKRAALLLAGVLLLTTLLYACGDSPTATVTTTAAATTVAKTTAAATTATTTAATTTAAVTATTAAATTVANAKPAVFHWAKTGEPLTLDPAYVTLTDAIGSQLADNLFEGLLELNPQMKVIPASAEALPTVSADGKLYTFKLRKDLKFSNGDPLNATDFIYSWNRVARSGITAAAGSAFSLVDGFDTVWNQKDEATRTAMTVSGFKAVDDYTIEITLKKPGTYFLTQSTLPGFYPVNRKVIEANPAKVGEPNKSFMSAETVVSNGPFLIKDWKRDTTIRLEPNPYYSGNPKPSVSAVTIDVIKDATTSKLKYDNGELDEVGVPLADMQTAPKDPKYKDAYVQVPLARTTWLAFNMSGDNVFSRNLKLRQAFAYSLDLTLITQGALSGSAFSATSLLPKGFPGYHEMNNFAYNLDKAKQLFKDAGYDTPEKIKTLEQEINNWGNGGLGGGLVNSGDRNANKVMMENIQQQLKTAFGVELKVNLVATLKEFVQRRDQNHEFLLYRGNWEANYPDPQTFYESTFFSTSSGNSSGYKNPLYDELVTKANSASDSSQRYDLYYQAEQVLQNDVAYIPMYNAVEPRLIRPTIQNWGYNAQGPMKLKYMQIKPS
- a CDS encoding cupin domain-containing protein, with the translated sequence MNQVKHWQAEFKWESVPLLAYKEEGAHFKSITRQVLFEGDPLLPVQWRYFEIDSEGNSTLERHEHIHVVMIIRGSGKALLGNQIIELNCFDVLQIPSYTWHQFRATNNEPLGFLCLVNIERDKPQLPNAENLEELRSNPQIAEFIRV
- a CDS encoding RuBisCO large subunit C-terminal-like domain-containing protein, with the protein product MNEALKRKESDERFSVTYRITVYDNRSIDEHARDITVEQSVEIPHDCIPDEIHERGIVGWIESIELVPHTRNQHDVVISYRSDNTAFSIPQFLNVIYGNISLKKGIKIIKLDLTSALLEVFGGPAYGIEGIRALTGTYKRPLACTALKPLGLSTNQLAKMAGEYARGGLDIIKEDHGMADMAYHRFVERVPRFQEAVREANAKTGGNTLFFPMISGGFDEIEQQVALAKSLDIKGILVAPLLVGVDTVRALARKYKLAIMTHPSFTGTHFHDPAHGMTPAVLLGTIFRLIGADISIFINSGGRFAVTEEECQDLAIALRGTLGHIKPSFPCPGGGMRLDRIEAMAQSFGQDTVMLIGGALMQHSRDLEKSASVFMEGIRQHFGEERRAVAH
- the glgB gene encoding 1,4-alpha-glucan branching protein GlgB, which produces MAEIKEQDAKLLSGSILTDFDMQLIGEGNFFKSYEKFGAHIIERDGVKGVNFLLWAPNADWVAVIGDFNSWDKTKHLMHKHESQGVWELFIPGIGAGEKYKYGIQSHFNGFYVQKCDPYGFFSEMRPKTASIVFELDKYEWQDQEWVNEGRAKHNNIYKPVSIYELHLGSWRRRWNSSSHDESYLTYRELADQVVEYITEMGFTHIEIMPITEHPFDGSWGYQTTGYYAVTSRFGDPYDFMYLVDKCHQHNIGVILDWVPAHFPKDSIGLGYFDGTHLYEHSDPRQGEHTEWGTLIFNYGRNEVRNFLLSNALFWLGKYHIDGLRVDAVASMLYLDYARNPGEWIPNRYGGRENLEAIDFIKRFNERVHLEFPNTLTCAEESTDWPMVSWPTYAGGLGFDLKWNMGWMHDMLEYMKNEPIYRRYHHNSLTFSLMYAFSENFILPLSHDEVVHLKRSLLDKMPGDMWQKFANLRAFYGYMFTHPGKKLLFMGGEFGQWKEWNEREALQWELLQYDTHSGLSKFMKDLLHLYRNEPALYEVDTSWEGFQWLESSDVDNSTIAFLRRAKDHNDELIIACNLTPVPRQGHRIGVPKPGYYQEILNSDSESYWGSNMGNGGGLDSENVAWGGHYHSVKLTLPPLSTIILRSPRP
- the istA gene encoding IS21 family transposase, with translation MLEVMARSAIKYHRKRGDNYNVIAGKVQHDARTVKRVLNEPSDKVQTRPNRESSVAVFKEQIEGWLEQKLQVKRMLELAWEDPKQPYCGRPTAFYDYVRKLKKARENQAHQVQIRFEGLPGEFLQIDWGEIRGVLFSKQDSVPQTFYFFCARLKYSRFMYVSFQKDMAEETLVRCLVEALNRMGGVPWVITTDNMKTVVLRRDEKNQPVWHPVWQKLALEFEFHPEACAPASGNQKGAVENLVKYTKNNFLAGRTFYDAADLVRQLEEWLGVVNYERTCAATGEIPGSLLEIERKHFSPLPASARDYGLFTSLVVNREGVVIFETNKYSVPAELMGQTLTARIHREWLKLWRGTELVAQHPRCYSRNRRLVIPEHYTQAFEIKPRARTMVWRDWLLNLGPQVYQYVAVICRRQRATMSEQIHQLYALAQQVGLEEFQAAVELATEQQLYGAEYLKGLLLKPAGSGSNAATLKPTQPAVERLLSEYEPLVANRFSAIPEENEIERAVG
- the istB gene encoding IS21-like element helper ATPase IstB; protein product: MNSLEHKLTSLKLGRVKQVYSDWIERARETGMDYGEFLEELLSEELLSRQENQLKKRLHSASFPFEASLEQFDFSRHPELKRSVILRYFDSSFVEKAGNLLLIGASGLGKTHLSIAAGIKMVQLGYTVKFITAQQLANQVIAASTRQEIARILEPLLKCQVLVLDELGYLPMDARVGPALYELISGRYLRGATIITSNKSLSNWGELIEGGDTALMVAIIDRLLHHGEVFYLRGSSYRTLGKESYGLERRQLPPEEKKPEAGTGS